The following coding sequences lie in one Mycobacterium sp. 050128 genomic window:
- a CDS encoding GMC family oxidoreductase → MTSSRQVSPHNSFDYVIVGAGSAGCVLANRLSEDPSIQVLLLEAGPEDTQDAIRVPAIFSSLFGTEVDWDYRLEPQTHYQGSATYPRGKTLGGSSAINLMVYIRGDRADFDGWSERGCAGWDYDSVLPYFIKAENNNRLGEPLHGQSGPLHVEDRMFTHELSHKWISAASEWGLEATEDFNGVSQIGSGAYQVSCHEGWRWSGADGYLRPALGRPNLTVRVNAQATRILVDGVRATGVSYLHDGAEATVYAAAEVILSGGTINSPQLLLLSGIGPADALRALGIDVKADLPGVGENLHDHTMTPIVWGTQDSTDLLEMASPENLELWQNRRGGPFSSNGGEVGGFLSTVGDGIPNIQFIGGPTSFVDHGHFSPPLPNFTMNAAPTHPRSRGRLWLGYADPLKPPRIDPAYFSDPADIHDVIAGLSAAIEIAHQPSLRKFLKGINLPAEENLDQSTLAAHARNWSQTEYHPVGTCAMGIDERAVVDPELKVHGIEGLRVVDASVMPAIISGNTNAATVMIAEKGADLIKISRRPNFDTRR, encoded by the coding sequence TCGATTCAAGTCCTCCTTCTTGAGGCGGGTCCCGAGGACACCCAGGACGCGATTCGGGTCCCCGCCATCTTCAGTTCCCTGTTCGGGACCGAAGTCGACTGGGATTATCGCCTCGAACCGCAGACGCACTATCAGGGATCGGCGACCTACCCTCGCGGCAAGACGCTGGGTGGTTCATCCGCGATCAATTTGATGGTCTACATCCGCGGAGACCGCGCGGACTTCGACGGCTGGAGCGAACGCGGCTGCGCTGGGTGGGATTACGACAGCGTGCTGCCCTACTTCATCAAGGCGGAGAACAACAACCGCCTCGGTGAACCGCTGCATGGTCAGAGCGGCCCCCTACACGTCGAGGACCGGATGTTCACCCATGAGCTCTCGCACAAGTGGATCAGCGCGGCGAGTGAATGGGGTTTGGAGGCCACCGAGGACTTCAATGGTGTATCCCAAATCGGTTCGGGCGCTTACCAAGTCAGCTGCCATGAAGGTTGGCGATGGTCGGGCGCCGATGGCTATCTGCGACCGGCACTCGGGCGGCCCAACCTCACCGTGCGGGTCAATGCCCAAGCGACCCGGATTCTCGTGGATGGGGTTCGTGCGACCGGCGTGTCCTACCTGCACGATGGCGCGGAGGCGACCGTCTATGCCGCGGCGGAGGTAATTCTGTCCGGCGGCACGATCAATTCCCCGCAACTGCTGCTGCTGTCGGGAATCGGCCCGGCCGATGCGCTGCGTGCACTCGGCATCGATGTCAAAGCCGACCTCCCGGGTGTCGGAGAGAACCTGCACGATCACACGATGACCCCCATTGTCTGGGGGACTCAGGATTCGACGGATCTGTTGGAGATGGCCAGCCCGGAAAACCTTGAGCTGTGGCAGAACCGGCGCGGTGGCCCCTTCTCCTCCAACGGCGGCGAGGTGGGGGGATTCCTGTCCACCGTCGGCGATGGCATCCCGAACATCCAATTCATCGGCGGACCAACATCATTCGTTGACCACGGACACTTCAGTCCGCCGCTGCCGAATTTCACGATGAATGCCGCCCCCACCCACCCGCGCAGCCGCGGCCGGCTCTGGCTGGGCTACGCCGACCCGCTGAAGCCTCCGCGCATCGATCCCGCCTACTTCTCCGACCCGGCAGATATTCACGACGTCATCGCGGGCCTGAGCGCGGCAATCGAGATCGCCCACCAGCCCTCGTTGAGGAAGTTCCTCAAGGGGATTAATCTCCCCGCCGAAGAGAACCTGGACCAGAGCACCCTGGCCGCTCACGCGAGGAACTGGTCGCAGACCGAGTACCACCCGGTCGGCACCTGCGCGATGGGTATCGACGAACGAGCGGTCGTCGATCCCGAGCTCAAAGTTCATGGTATCGAGGGACTTCGGGTTGTCGACGCATCAGTGATGCCCGCGATCATCAGTGGGAACACCAACGCCGCGACGGTGATGATCGCCGAAAAGGGTGCCGACCTCATCAAGATTTCCCGCCGCCCGAACTTCGATACGCGGCGCTGA